The following coding sequences lie in one Niabella agricola genomic window:
- a CDS encoding alpha-ketoacid dehydrogenase subunit alpha/beta: MTMDRKGLGPDQLKDMYRQLLYPRLIEEKMLILLRQGKISKWFSGIGQEAIAVGATLALHPDEWIMPLHRNLGVFTTRNMPLSRLFMQWQGMQEGYSMGRERSFHFGSREHHICGMISHLGPQLAVADGAALAYRLNEESKVVLAFSGEGGTSEGDFHEALNVAAVWDLPVIFLVENNGYALSTPVQEQFRCISIADKARGYGMEGITIDGNELLTVYDTIKGVREYCIRYQKPYLVECTTFRMRGHEEASGTKYVPEELFVLWAQKDPIMQYEQQLLKEQILTEQDVITIRQELKQQIEEELEKATGGSTLIIDAARELDAVYAPAVASGLPADITGMPATEKRLVEAIRDALYQSLERDAQLVIMGQDIAAYGGAFKVTEGLAGVFGKERIRNTPICESAIIGAALGLCLEGKKAIVEMQFADFVSVGFNQIVNNLAKIHYRWGQPANVVIRMPTGAGVGAGPFHSQSNEAWFMHTPGLKVVYPSTAADAKGLMMAAIEDPNPVLFFEHKALYRSISGPVPNDAYIIEIGKARQVQEGTDVAIITYGMGVIWAEDYIAAHPEVSVALLDLRSLLPLDYEAILATVKQTGKVLVLHEDTLTGGVGAEIAAWIGEHCFSMLDAPVMRCASLDTPVPFNTELEKNFLAKQRLEQSVEELLNY, translated from the coding sequence ATGACAATGGATCGAAAAGGCCTGGGTCCGGATCAGCTGAAGGACATGTACCGGCAACTGCTGTACCCGCGGCTGATCGAGGAAAAAATGCTCATCCTGTTGCGGCAGGGCAAGATCAGTAAATGGTTCAGTGGCATTGGCCAGGAAGCCATTGCGGTGGGAGCAACGCTGGCACTGCATCCGGATGAATGGATTATGCCCCTGCACCGGAACCTGGGTGTATTTACCACCCGCAACATGCCACTGAGCCGGTTATTTATGCAATGGCAGGGCATGCAGGAAGGCTATTCCATGGGCCGGGAACGAAGCTTTCATTTTGGAAGCCGCGAACACCATATCTGTGGAATGATCTCGCACCTGGGTCCACAGCTGGCCGTGGCTGATGGCGCTGCGCTGGCGTACCGGTTGAATGAGGAATCCAAAGTTGTCCTGGCATTCAGCGGCGAAGGCGGCACCAGCGAAGGTGATTTTCATGAAGCCCTGAATGTAGCTGCCGTATGGGACCTTCCGGTGATTTTCCTGGTAGAGAATAACGGTTATGCACTCAGCACGCCCGTTCAGGAACAGTTCCGTTGCATTTCCATTGCAGATAAGGCCCGGGGGTATGGTATGGAGGGTATTACTATTGACGGTAATGAGCTGCTAACTGTTTATGATACCATAAAAGGAGTAAGGGAATATTGTATCCGGTATCAGAAGCCTTATCTTGTAGAATGCACCACCTTCCGGATGCGTGGTCATGAGGAAGCCAGCGGAACAAAATACGTACCCGAGGAACTCTTTGTGCTTTGGGCGCAAAAGGATCCTATAATGCAATATGAACAGCAACTGTTAAAAGAACAAATACTTACAGAGCAAGATGTCATAACGATCCGTCAGGAATTGAAGCAACAGATTGAGGAGGAATTGGAAAAAGCAACCGGCGGAAGCACATTGATCATTGATGCAGCCCGTGAGCTGGATGCCGTTTATGCCCCGGCGGTTGCTTCCGGTTTACCGGCAGATATCACCGGAATGCCCGCAACCGAAAAACGGTTGGTGGAAGCCATACGCGATGCGCTTTATCAAAGCCTGGAACGGGATGCGCAGCTTGTGATAATGGGGCAGGACATTGCAGCGTATGGAGGAGCTTTTAAAGTAACAGAAGGACTGGCCGGCGTGTTTGGGAAGGAACGGATCCGCAACACACCCATTTGTGAAAGTGCCATTATCGGCGCAGCATTGGGGTTATGCCTGGAGGGGAAAAAGGCCATCGTGGAGATGCAGTTTGCCGATTTCGTATCGGTAGGGTTTAACCAGATCGTAAACAACCTCGCGAAGATCCATTATCGCTGGGGACAGCCGGCAAACGTAGTGATACGCATGCCTACCGGTGCCGGTGTTGGAGCTGGCCCCTTTCACAGCCAGAGCAACGAAGCATGGTTTATGCATACACCGGGACTAAAAGTTGTATACCCTTCCACAGCCGCCGATGCGAAAGGATTGATGATGGCGGCAATTGAAGATCCGAACCCGGTGTTGTTTTTTGAGCATAAGGCCCTGTACCGGAGTATCAGCGGGCCGGTGCCCAATGATGCGTATATCATAGAGATCGGGAAAGCCCGCCAGGTGCAGGAAGGAACAGATGTTGCAATCATTACTTATGGAATGGGTGTGATTTGGGCCGAGGATTATATAGCGGCACATCCGGAGGTTTCTGTAGCATTACTGGACCTGCGCAGCCTGCTGCCCTTGGATTATGAGGCTATACTTGCTACGGTAAAGCAAACCGGGAAGGTATTGGTATTACACGAGGATACGCTTACTGGAGGTGTGGGCGCAGAAATTGCCGCATGGATCGGGGAGCACTGCTTCAGCATGCTGGATGCACCAGTGATGCGCTGTGCTTCGCTGGATACGCCCGTACCGTTCAATACCGAACTGGAAAAAAACTTCCTGGCAAAACAACGGCTGGAACAATCGGTGGAGGAGCTGTTGAATTATTGA
- a CDS encoding DUF4421 family protein translates to MKKVITVLFFLNTVLPVFAQEADADIKYDTSYYQRYNQRLTLGPLLVKKNSVYSIRSQDGDFPLRYSTNNPTRIGLSIGYDWLSVSGSVGLGALDPDYKKEKGKTTSSNFQMSVNGRSVLADLHFQVNKGFYLRGQQDPAFADGAYYVRPDIKTQIFGATIRKILKGNRFSIKAPFVYDSWQQRSSGSFLIGGEFIYGNAKGDSAFVPFNLSASFPNASIHYMRYLMFGPTAGYAHTFVIKKHLFVTGVASVNGDVAQTLEKTTAGAQQTRWYFSPNLSLRGAIGYNTEKWELVGSVISNRFFIGSNEKDANYQNASDQFRLVYVRRINAGKTIPAVINWGRQAIHTLGFGWLLD, encoded by the coding sequence ATGAAGAAAGTTATAACGGTTCTTTTCTTTTTAAACACGGTCCTTCCTGTTTTTGCACAGGAGGCGGATGCGGATATAAAATATGATACCAGTTATTATCAACGATACAACCAACGGCTTACACTGGGCCCGCTGCTGGTGAAGAAAAACAGCGTTTATTCCATTCGTTCGCAGGATGGTGATTTTCCCCTCAGATACTCCACCAACAACCCTACGCGGATCGGTCTTTCCATTGGATACGACTGGCTTTCAGTAAGCGGCTCTGTAGGTTTAGGCGCACTGGACCCGGATTATAAAAAAGAAAAAGGAAAAACAACATCCTCCAATTTCCAAATGTCTGTAAACGGGCGGTCGGTGCTGGCTGATTTGCATTTCCAGGTGAACAAAGGGTTTTACTTAAGAGGGCAGCAGGATCCCGCTTTTGCCGATGGCGCCTATTATGTACGTCCCGATATAAAAACGCAAATCTTCGGGGCTACTATCCGGAAGATTCTGAAGGGCAACCGGTTTTCAATAAAAGCTCCGTTCGTATATGACAGCTGGCAGCAACGCTCGTCGGGCTCGTTTCTGATTGGTGGGGAATTCATTTACGGGAACGCCAAAGGCGACAGCGCTTTTGTACCCTTCAACCTGTCGGCCTCCTTTCCCAATGCCTCCATACATTATATGCGCTATCTCATGTTTGGCCCCACGGCCGGATATGCACATACCTTTGTGATCAAAAAGCATCTTTTTGTTACAGGAGTAGCCTCTGTAAACGGTGATGTGGCACAGACTCTTGAAAAAACAACTGCCGGTGCACAGCAAACGCGCTGGTATTTTAGCCCCAACCTAAGCCTGCGCGGAGCGATCGGGTACAACACCGAAAAATGGGAGCTGGTAGGGTCGGTAATCTCCAACCGGTTCTTTATCGGTTCCAATGAAAAAGACGCCAACTACCAGAATGCCTCCGACCAGTTCCGCCTCGTTTATGTGCGGCGCATCAACGCCGGGAAAACCATTCCCGCGGTGATTAACTGGGGTCGCCAGGCGATCCATACGCTGGGTTTTGGATGGCTGCTGGATTAG
- a CDS encoding M16 family metallopeptidase gives MPDRSVAPPIVDAVNFNLQLQPYQKYVLKNGVEVYAVNAGTEEVLQIEWVFDAGNWYETKNLQAAVTNHLLKNGTASRSAYEINEYFDYYGAYLNRNCYAETATISLHCLTKHIKELLPAVKDIIAGSTLPQKEMEIAVQNMKQKLDVNLKKSSFVAGRLIDVYLFGAQHPYGRFSRHEDFDGLTREDLQAFYDTYYRNGNLKIFIAGRLPEKIDQLLDQYFGDLPNSAVQTREFRIDPSAEKKHMVINDDKNNQGSIRIARPFFNRHHPDFLKCQVLNIVFGGYFGSRLMANIREEKGYTYGIHSYLLNNRYDNGWMISTEAGRAVSAAAIEEVYKEMAVLREEPVDAEELLLVKNFMMGSILGDLDGPFHIIARWKNIILNGVSDDFFERSIQNIKTITAADLQEMANKYLHPEAFYELTVV, from the coding sequence ATGCCAGACAGAAGCGTGGCGCCTCCTATTGTGGACGCGGTAAACTTTAATTTACAGTTGCAACCTTATCAAAAATACGTCCTTAAGAATGGAGTGGAAGTATACGCAGTGAATGCCGGAACAGAAGAAGTGTTGCAGATAGAATGGGTGTTTGATGCGGGCAACTGGTACGAAACAAAAAATCTTCAGGCAGCAGTAACCAATCATTTGCTAAAGAACGGAACAGCATCCCGGAGTGCCTACGAGATCAACGAATATTTTGATTACTACGGCGCCTACCTTAACCGGAATTGCTATGCTGAAACAGCTACTATCAGCCTGCATTGCCTTACAAAGCACATCAAAGAACTATTGCCAGCAGTAAAAGATATTATTGCCGGCAGCACGCTGCCCCAAAAGGAAATGGAAATCGCGGTGCAGAACATGAAGCAGAAACTGGATGTAAACCTGAAAAAAAGCAGTTTTGTTGCCGGGCGACTGATCGATGTATACCTGTTTGGTGCACAGCACCCATATGGACGCTTCAGCCGTCATGAAGATTTTGATGGGCTTACAAGAGAAGACCTGCAGGCATTTTATGATACGTATTACCGCAACGGAAATCTGAAAATATTTATAGCCGGCCGGCTGCCGGAAAAAATAGATCAGTTACTAGACCAGTATTTTGGCGATTTGCCGAATAGCGCGGTACAAACCCGGGAATTCCGTATTGATCCTTCGGCCGAGAAAAAACATATGGTCATTAATGACGATAAAAACAACCAGGGCTCCATACGGATCGCCCGGCCATTTTTTAACCGTCACCACCCGGATTTTTTAAAATGCCAGGTGCTGAATATAGTATTTGGTGGCTATTTTGGCAGCAGGCTGATGGCTAATATCCGGGAAGAAAAAGGTTATACCTATGGTATCCACAGCTACCTGCTTAATAACCGTTATGATAACGGGTGGATGATCTCCACGGAGGCCGGCAGGGCAGTAAGCGCCGCCGCTATTGAAGAAGTGTATAAGGAAATGGCCGTTTTAAGGGAGGAGCCTGTAGACGCAGAAGAGTTGCTGCTGGTAAAGAATTTTATGATGGGTTCGATCCTGGGCGACCTGGATGGGCCGTTCCATATCATTGCCCGTTGGAAGAATATTATCCTGAATGGTGTAAGCGATGATTTTTTTGAGCGGTCTATACAGAATATCAAAACCATCACCGCGGCTGATCTCCAGGAAATGGCCAATAAATATCTGCACCCGGAGGCGTTTTATGAGCTTACGGTCGTTTAG
- a CDS encoding PSP1 domain-containing protein has translation MGCSSCGTATGGKPNGCKSNGGCSTGGCNRMNTYDWLRNLPVANTEDFCNVVEISFSKGTRKDFYRNTTLQLFEKGDLVTVEGVSGFDVGEVSLTGEIVRLQMKKYGVKEENPDMKKILRMATERDLDQRRVNKEREPEAVIRSRAIAKQLNLNMKISQVEMQADGRKATFFYIADGRVDFRELIKVYAQEFKVKVEMRQIGARQEAGKVGGIGSCGRELCCSTWLTDFKSVNTTVARYQNLSINQTKLSGQCGRLKCCLNYELDTYLDALQGFPNDCDQLQVAKGTAYLIKKDIFKNLMWYSLPDSNKQYPLTIERVRKIKSLNRQNIVPEELEPVEVTSSKPVEVEPEFVDVVGQISLRSLERADKKKRQQKKNQQQQQQQRMPQGGGQKQASRQQPPAKQGQTAQKKAENTRPQQPSRHKPNRNKPQEVKKPGKTDA, from the coding sequence ATGGGTTGTTCAAGTTGCGGTACCGCCACTGGTGGAAAACCAAATGGATGCAAGAGTAATGGCGGTTGCAGTACAGGTGGTTGTAACCGGATGAATACGTACGACTGGCTGCGGAACCTTCCGGTGGCAAACACGGAAGATTTTTGTAACGTGGTGGAAATTAGCTTTAGCAAGGGTACGAGAAAGGATTTTTATCGGAATACGACCCTGCAATTATTTGAAAAAGGCGACCTGGTTACCGTGGAAGGTGTGAGTGGGTTTGATGTAGGAGAGGTTTCGCTTACGGGAGAAATTGTACGGTTACAGATGAAAAAATACGGGGTAAAAGAAGAAAACCCCGACATGAAAAAAATACTGCGCATGGCCACGGAACGGGACCTGGACCAGCGCCGGGTTAATAAAGAGCGGGAGCCGGAAGCCGTTATCCGGAGCCGGGCCATAGCCAAACAGCTGAACCTGAACATGAAGATCAGTCAGGTAGAAATGCAGGCCGACGGAAGAAAGGCTACTTTTTTCTATATCGCCGACGGCCGGGTCGATTTCAGGGAATTAATAAAAGTGTATGCCCAGGAGTTTAAGGTAAAGGTAGAAATGCGCCAGATCGGTGCCCGGCAGGAAGCCGGAAAGGTAGGCGGCATCGGAAGCTGCGGTCGGGAACTTTGCTGTTCTACGTGGCTAACCGACTTTAAATCAGTAAACACCACTGTTGCCCGTTATCAGAATCTTTCCATCAATCAAACCAAGTTGAGCGGTCAGTGCGGCCGTTTAAAATGCTGCCTGAACTATGAGCTGGATACCTATCTGGATGCGCTTCAGGGATTTCCAAATGATTGCGACCAGTTACAGGTAGCCAAGGGAACAGCCTATCTTATAAAAAAAGATATTTTTAAAAACCTGATGTGGTATTCGCTGCCCGACAGCAATAAACAGTACCCGCTCACCATCGAACGGGTTCGTAAGATCAAATCCCTAAACCGGCAGAATATAGTACCGGAAGAACTGGAACCGGTAGAGGTAACCAGCTCCAAACCAGTGGAAGTGGAGCCCGAGTTTGTGGATGTGGTGGGCCAGATCAGCCTCCGCAGCCTGGAACGGGCCGATAAAAAGAAACGTCAGCAAAAGAAAAATCAGCAACAGCAGCAACAGCAGCGTATGCCGCAGGGGGGCGGTCAAAAGCAGGCCTCCAGGCAACAACCACCAGCGAAACAAGGTCAGACCGCGCAAAAAAAGGCAGAAAACACACGGCCTCAGCAGCCTTCCAGGCATAAACCCAACAGGAATAAGCCACAGGAAGTAAAAAAGCCGGGCAAAACGGACGCCTGA
- a CDS encoding DNA polymerase III subunit translates to MRCQLLPSSYFCRMQFKQVIGQQTLKKELPELMKENRLAHAILFLGKEGSGALPLALAFAQYIVCERISRPLSAAPQGPSLFGDADPEPQPDTITYDSCGTCPSCVKAAAFAHPDIHFSYPVVTKKAGTPPISTDYIVEWREFLKGYMYGNAYDWLQFIGAENKQGNITAQECNDIIKKLNLKSFESEYKVLVMWLPEYLGNEGNKLLKLIEEPPPNTVFLLVAENESQILATILSRVQLIKVPLPEDREIETALIERNHIDPETAARIAAVSQGNYHMALQMVQHADEDWQELLRDWLNAIMKTGPVAQSKWVDEISKLGREKQKQFLQYFNHLLQLALKMQVFENVGEGYPEKDRDFAMRLNKITGMEQQEAIISELDNAAYYIERNANSKMLFMALTIKIYHIIKDKIVFLNE, encoded by the coding sequence ATGCGCTGTCAGCTGCTGCCTTCTTCCTACTTTTGCCGCATGCAGTTTAAGCAGGTTATTGGCCAGCAAACCCTGAAAAAAGAGCTCCCCGAATTGATGAAGGAGAACCGGCTGGCGCACGCGATTTTGTTTTTGGGAAAAGAAGGCAGCGGGGCCTTACCGCTGGCCCTGGCATTTGCACAGTATATTGTTTGCGAACGGATTAGCCGTCCTCTTTCGGCTGCGCCCCAGGGGCCATCCCTTTTCGGGGACGCAGACCCGGAGCCGCAGCCGGATACCATTACCTATGATTCCTGCGGAACCTGCCCATCTTGTGTAAAAGCTGCGGCTTTTGCGCACCCCGATATTCATTTCAGCTATCCGGTTGTTACCAAAAAAGCGGGAACGCCCCCCATCAGTACCGATTATATCGTGGAATGGCGGGAATTTTTAAAAGGATATATGTATGGCAATGCTTATGACTGGCTGCAGTTTATCGGCGCCGAAAATAAACAAGGGAATATAACTGCACAGGAGTGTAACGACATAATAAAAAAGCTGAATTTAAAAAGCTTTGAAAGTGAGTATAAAGTGTTGGTGATGTGGTTGCCAGAGTACCTGGGCAACGAAGGAAATAAGCTGCTGAAGCTGATTGAAGAACCACCACCAAACACCGTATTCTTATTGGTTGCCGAAAATGAAAGCCAGATACTGGCTACCATTCTCAGCCGGGTACAGCTGATAAAAGTACCCTTGCCCGAAGACCGGGAAATTGAAACTGCTCTTATCGAACGCAATCATATCGATCCCGAAACGGCAGCCCGCATTGCCGCAGTAAGCCAGGGAAATTATCATATGGCCTTGCAAATGGTGCAACATGCCGATGAAGACTGGCAGGAATTGCTGCGCGACTGGTTAAATGCGATCATGAAAACAGGCCCGGTAGCGCAGTCAAAATGGGTGGATGAGATCAGTAAGCTGGGCCGGGAAAAACAAAAACAGTTCCTGCAGTATTTTAACCACCTGCTGCAACTGGCTTTAAAAATGCAGGTATTTGAAAACGTTGGCGAGGGCTATCCCGAAAAAGACCGGGATTTTGCCATGCGCCTCAACAAAATTACAGGTATGGAGCAGCAGGAAGCCATTATTTCCGAGTTGGACAATGCGGCGTACTATATTGAACGGAACGCCAACAGTAAAATGCTGTTCATGGCACTCACCATCAAAATTTATCATATCATTAAAGACAAAATCGTATTTTTGAATGAATGA
- a CDS encoding TatD family hydrolase, whose protein sequence is MVYTDVHTHSGESCAQVIRIKNMHEHFEEMPAGGPVSVGLHPWWLQGAEENLAALQTAATAPGVIAIGECGLDKRAQTDWNLQVRFFKAQLQLAADLHKPLIIHCVKAFPEILSLLKGIGVPVIFHGVNNGLPAMAPVLDSGYYLSFGKSLLKPGDIIRTTFNAVPLSQLFLETDDSGVSVKNMYKSAAEIRNIDENEIALQLLKNFHSVFSYAGS, encoded by the coding sequence ATGGTATATACAGACGTACATACACATTCCGGCGAGTCCTGTGCACAGGTGATCCGTATAAAAAATATGCATGAACATTTTGAGGAAATGCCCGCCGGTGGCCCCGTAAGCGTTGGTTTACACCCGTGGTGGCTCCAGGGAGCTGAAGAAAATTTGGCGGCGCTGCAAACGGCTGCCACAGCGCCCGGCGTGATTGCCATTGGCGAATGTGGCCTGGATAAACGGGCCCAAACTGATTGGAATTTGCAGGTACGGTTTTTTAAAGCACAGTTACAGCTGGCGGCGGACCTGCATAAACCACTGATCATTCACTGCGTAAAAGCGTTTCCTGAAATCCTCTCGCTTTTAAAAGGAATTGGGGTGCCCGTAATTTTTCACGGCGTCAACAACGGGCTACCTGCCATGGCGCCCGTGCTGGATAGTGGCTACTACCTGTCTTTTGGAAAATCTTTATTAAAACCCGGCGATATCATCCGGACTACGTTCAATGCCGTTCCGCTTTCACAGTTGTTTCTGGAAACCGACGATTCGGGTGTTTCTGTAAAAAACATGTACAAATCTGCCGCCGAAATAAGGAATATTGATGAAAATGAAATTGCTTTGCAGCTTTTAAAAAATTTTCATTCGGTTTTTTCATATGCAGGATCTTAG
- a CDS encoding tRNA threonylcarbamoyladenosine dehydratase: MQDLSWLSRTTLLIGEENLQKLTKAHVLIVGLGGVGSFAAEFVCRSGVGTMTIIDGDVVDPSNRNRQLPALATNHGQSKADIMSDRLQAINPELTLHTRKTFINPEAVEAIIQAASYDYIIDAIDSVTPKLTFLTTAYKRGIPIISSMGAGGKLDPTLLKVADISETKTCPFAQQVRKNLKKAGIYTGIKTVYSPEAPDKASLIYTDGNNYKKSAYGTISYLPATFGAVCASVVIRNLTGK, from the coding sequence ATGCAGGATCTTAGCTGGCTGTCGCGTACAACTTTATTGATTGGTGAGGAAAATTTACAGAAACTTACGAAAGCCCATGTATTGATCGTTGGTTTAGGAGGGGTCGGATCCTTTGCCGCAGAGTTTGTTTGCAGAAGCGGCGTGGGCACCATGACGATCATTGACGGAGATGTGGTGGACCCTAGCAACCGCAACCGGCAGTTACCGGCCCTTGCTACCAATCACGGTCAAAGCAAGGCGGATATTATGTCTGATCGCCTGCAGGCCATTAATCCTGAGCTGACGCTGCATACCCGTAAAACCTTTATCAATCCGGAGGCCGTTGAAGCCATTATTCAAGCCGCTTCTTACGACTATATTATCGACGCTATTGATAGCGTAACACCAAAACTTACGTTCTTAACAACTGCTTACAAACGCGGTATTCCCATTATCAGTTCGATGGGAGCCGGCGGGAAGCTGGACCCCACCCTGTTAAAGGTGGCAGACATTTCTGAAACGAAGACCTGTCCTTTTGCCCAGCAGGTACGTAAAAACCTGAAAAAAGCTGGTATCTACACGGGCATCAAAACCGTGTATTCTCCCGAAGCACCGGATAAAGCATCCCTGATCTATACCGACGGCAATAACTATAAGAAATCGGCTTATGGTACTATTTCCTACCTGCCCGCTACGTTTGGCGCGGTTTGCGCTTCGGTGGTGATCCGTAATCTCACCGGAAAGTAG